The following are from one region of the Microtus pennsylvanicus isolate mMicPen1 chromosome 15, mMicPen1.hap1, whole genome shotgun sequence genome:
- the LOC142835664 gene encoding olfactory receptor 11G2-like isoform X1, translating to MCFSPMKTLSSLSNSSTISGFILLGFPCPREGQILLFVLFFVVYLLTLMGNASIICAVCWDQRLHTPMYLLLANFSFLEIWYVTSTVPNMLANFLSDTKVISFSGCFLQFYFFFSLGSTECFFLAVMAFDRYLAICRPLHYPALMTGRLCNILVISCWVLGFLWFPVPIIIISQMSFCGSRMIDHFLCDPGPLLALTCSRAPLMEFFWTIIMSLLLFTPFLFIMGSYMLVLQAVFKVPSRDGRRKALSTCGPHVTVVSLFYGSVMVMYLSPTSEHEAGMQKLVTLLYSVVTPLINPVIYSLRNKDMKHAMRKLLKT from the exons atgtgtttcagccct ATGAAAACCCTCAGCAGCCTCAGCAACTCCAGCACCATCTCTGGCTTCATCCTCCTGGGTTTCCCCTGCCCCAGGGAAGGACAGATCCTCCTCTTTGTGCTATTCTTTGTTGTCTACCTCCTCACACTCATGGGCAATGCTTCCATCAtctgtgctgtgtgctgggaTCAGAGACTCCACACCCCCATGTACCTCCTGCTGGCCAACTTCTCCTTCCTGGAGATCTGGTATGTCACCTCCACGGTCCCCAACATGCTGGCCAACTTCCTCTCTGACACCAAGGTCATCTCCTTCTCTGGGTGCTTCCTGcagttctatttcttcttctccttgggTTCTACAGAATGCTTTTTCCTGGCAGTTATGGCCTTTGATCGCTACCTTGCCATCTGCAGGCCTCTACACTATCCTGCTCTTATGACTGGGCGCCTCTGTAACATCCTGGTGATCAGTTGCTGGGTGCTTGGTTTCCTCTGGTTCCCCGttcccatcatcatcatctcccaGATGTCCTTCTGTGGGTCCAGGATGATAGACCATTTCCTATGTGACCCTGGTCCTCTGTTAGCCCTTACCTGTTCCAGAGCCCCACTGATGGAATTTTTCTGGACAATAATAATGTCTCTACTCCTTTTTACTCCTTTTCTCTTCATCATGGGATCTTATATGTTGGTCCTACAAGCTGTGTTTAAAGTTCCTTCAAGAGATGGACGAAGAAAGGCCTTGTCCACTTGTGGGCCCCATGTGACTGTGGTTTCTCTTTTCTATGGCTCAGTGATGGTCATGTATCTGAGCCCAACATCTGAGCATGAAGCAGGAATGCAGAAACTTGTGACTCTGCTTTATTCTGTGGTTACTCCACTAATTAATCCTGTGATCTATAGTCTGAGAAACAAAGATATGAAGCATGCAATGAGGAAGCTTTTGAAAACTTGA
- the LOC142835664 gene encoding olfactory receptor 11G2-like isoform X2, producing MKTLSSLSNSSTISGFILLGFPCPREGQILLFVLFFVVYLLTLMGNASIICAVCWDQRLHTPMYLLLANFSFLEIWYVTSTVPNMLANFLSDTKVISFSGCFLQFYFFFSLGSTECFFLAVMAFDRYLAICRPLHYPALMTGRLCNILVISCWVLGFLWFPVPIIIISQMSFCGSRMIDHFLCDPGPLLALTCSRAPLMEFFWTIIMSLLLFTPFLFIMGSYMLVLQAVFKVPSRDGRRKALSTCGPHVTVVSLFYGSVMVMYLSPTSEHEAGMQKLVTLLYSVVTPLINPVIYSLRNKDMKHAMRKLLKT from the coding sequence ATGAAAACCCTCAGCAGCCTCAGCAACTCCAGCACCATCTCTGGCTTCATCCTCCTGGGTTTCCCCTGCCCCAGGGAAGGACAGATCCTCCTCTTTGTGCTATTCTTTGTTGTCTACCTCCTCACACTCATGGGCAATGCTTCCATCAtctgtgctgtgtgctgggaTCAGAGACTCCACACCCCCATGTACCTCCTGCTGGCCAACTTCTCCTTCCTGGAGATCTGGTATGTCACCTCCACGGTCCCCAACATGCTGGCCAACTTCCTCTCTGACACCAAGGTCATCTCCTTCTCTGGGTGCTTCCTGcagttctatttcttcttctccttgggTTCTACAGAATGCTTTTTCCTGGCAGTTATGGCCTTTGATCGCTACCTTGCCATCTGCAGGCCTCTACACTATCCTGCTCTTATGACTGGGCGCCTCTGTAACATCCTGGTGATCAGTTGCTGGGTGCTTGGTTTCCTCTGGTTCCCCGttcccatcatcatcatctcccaGATGTCCTTCTGTGGGTCCAGGATGATAGACCATTTCCTATGTGACCCTGGTCCTCTGTTAGCCCTTACCTGTTCCAGAGCCCCACTGATGGAATTTTTCTGGACAATAATAATGTCTCTACTCCTTTTTACTCCTTTTCTCTTCATCATGGGATCTTATATGTTGGTCCTACAAGCTGTGTTTAAAGTTCCTTCAAGAGATGGACGAAGAAAGGCCTTGTCCACTTGTGGGCCCCATGTGACTGTGGTTTCTCTTTTCTATGGCTCAGTGATGGTCATGTATCTGAGCCCAACATCTGAGCATGAAGCAGGAATGCAGAAACTTGTGACTCTGCTTTATTCTGTGGTTACTCCACTAATTAATCCTGTGATCTATAGTCTGAGAAACAAAGATATGAAGCATGCAATGAGGAAGCTTTTGAAAACTTGA